The Bacillus alveayuensis genome contains a region encoding:
- a CDS encoding enoyl-CoA hydratase/carnithine racemase (product_source=COG1024; cath_funfam=1.10.12.10,3.90.226.10; cog=COG1024; pfam=PF00378; superfamily=52096), producing MKVNIKRIEPKAKITVQESAGLAIVTLFRPHLKNALSSKMWQELTEIGEHICDNPKNKVLVLRGSGNQFTAGSDIKEFHQMTVEEAEQAFVYMEKAISTFEKLPIPTVGVINGPAMGAGLELALSCDIRIGSEQAKMGIPVGRLGIKLNNKFVKRLVDLIGPSRTKDLVYTGRIFDAKEAYQLGMLNYLVEEKQLDRFAIEKARTIAEQSPASLLAVKQSVANCINSIEELWKTDTNFVDLRDFPEGIAAFVEKRKPDFKRRTN from the coding sequence ATGAAAGTAAATATTAAACGGATTGAACCGAAAGCAAAAATAACGGTTCAAGAGAGTGCTGGGCTTGCAATCGTCACGTTATTTCGTCCACATTTAAAAAATGCTCTAAGTTCAAAGATGTGGCAAGAGCTAACTGAAATAGGTGAACATATTTGTGATAATCCAAAAAATAAAGTGCTAGTGCTCCGTGGTTCCGGCAATCAATTTACAGCTGGTTCAGACATTAAAGAATTCCATCAAATGACGGTTGAAGAAGCAGAACAAGCTTTTGTATATATGGAAAAAGCGATTTCTACGTTTGAAAAGCTTCCGATTCCGACAGTAGGTGTCATAAATGGACCAGCAATGGGAGCAGGACTTGAGCTCGCGCTAAGTTGTGACATCCGTATTGGCTCTGAACAAGCTAAAATGGGGATTCCTGTTGGACGGCTAGGAATTAAACTAAATAATAAATTTGTCAAACGATTAGTAGATTTGATTGGTCCTAGTCGAACGAAGGATTTAGTATATACAGGTCGAATCTTTGATGCAAAAGAGGCATATCAGCTTGGCATGTTGAATTATTTAGTAGAAGAAAAGCAGCTTGACCGTTTTGCAATTGAAAAGGCAAGAACGATTGCTGAACAATCACCTGCCTCATTGCTTGCCGTTAAGCAGTCTGTGGCAAACTGTATCAACAGTATCGAGGAGCTTTGGAAAACAGATACCAACTTTGTAGATCTGCGAGATTTTCCTGAAGGCATCGCTGCTTTTGTTGAAAAGAGAAAACCAGATTTTAAGAGAAGAACAAATTAG